From Mya arenaria isolate MELC-2E11 chromosome 12, ASM2691426v1, the proteins below share one genomic window:
- the LOC128210998 gene encoding U3-aranetoxin-Ce1a-like: MNALCVIALVAVADYAYATVCTKDSNCASNQCCYIEPEVFIVSKKRLLFPTTSRFGLGVCEDYKSEGMACSPLEKMNNRCSCGPGMSCEFVWLSTTVPTRLIPRTLYYPGPGSYECVKHT, encoded by the exons ATGAACGCTTTGTGTGTTATTGCCTTAGTTGCTGTTGCTGACTATGCATAt GCGACTGTTTGCACGAAGGACAGCAACTGTGCAAGCAACCAGTGTTGTTATATCGAGCCAGAGGTTTTCATAGTCAGCAAGAAGCGCCTATTGTTTCCGACAACATCAAGATTTGGCTTGG gcGTATGTGAGGACTACAAGTCCGAAGGTATGGCCTGCTCTCCCCTTGAGAAGATGAACAACAGATGCAGCTGCGGCCCGGGCATGTCCTGTGAGTTTGTTTGGCTTTCTACAACCGTGCCCACCCGTCTTATTCCTAGGACGCTCTACTACCCGGGCCCCGGCTCTTACGAATGCGTTAAACATACATAA
- the LOC128210225 gene encoding uncharacterized protein LOC128210225, with protein sequence MCRYTFCRMKSFLLVTTCVVMLAVAEATVCKVNSECASSQCCYIKPEFEVVSKKRQSLLPLPATGQHDTGVCENYRPEHDLCSPLETANGHCGCLVGTSCQFVPAPSTTTLTSLVQGRKRKIYYPGPGSYQCVAA encoded by the exons ATGTGTAGATATACATTTTGCAGAATGAAGAGTTTCTTGTTAGTAACCACTTGTGTGGTTATGCTGGCTGTAGCAGAG GCGACTGTGTGTAAGGTGAACAGCGAGTGTGCGAGCAGCCAGTGTTGTTACATCAAGCCAGAGTTTGAGGTTGTCAGCAAAAAACGTCAGTCCCTTCTGCCACTCCCAGCAACAGGACAACACGACACAG GTGTCTGCGAAAACTACCGACCTGAACATGACCTTTGCTCCCCGCTTGAAACGGCCAACGGTCACTGTGGGTGTTTAGTAGGAACATCGTGCCAGTTTGTCCCAGCACCATCTACAACGACGCTCACTTCACTGGTTCAGGGTCGCAAGCGTAAAATCTACTATCCAGGCCCCGGTTCTTACCAGTGTGTTGCTGCAtaa